One genomic window of Paraburkholderia acidiphila includes the following:
- a CDS encoding type II toxin-antitoxin system RelE/ParE family toxin, whose product MWTITYYNEATRQQVAHLPTGILASYLRLANAMQSHGADLRMPHSRAMCGGLFELRPRGPEGIGRVFYCTQVGRRIVVLHSFVKKTRETPEAELSLARKRMKEVQENG is encoded by the coding sequence ATGTGGACAATCACGTATTACAACGAAGCCACGCGGCAGCAGGTTGCCCATCTTCCCACAGGCATTCTTGCCAGTTATCTGCGACTCGCTAACGCGATGCAGTCGCATGGCGCAGATCTTCGCATGCCACATTCGAGGGCAATGTGTGGCGGGTTGTTTGAACTGCGGCCGCGCGGGCCGGAAGGCATTGGGCGTGTGTTCTATTGCACGCAAGTCGGCCGCCGGATTGTCGTGCTGCACTCATTCGTCAAAAAGACACGAGAAACACCCGAGGCCGAATTGAGCCTTGCTCGCAAACGCATGAAGGA
- a CDS encoding DMT family transporter, whose amino-acid sequence MNPIELAQLVILAALWGGSFLFIRVGVTDFGVAPLMALRVGIGALFLLLVLFSRRPAREALGTLRERAWPLFVVGILNSAAPFCLFAWAELTLSAGVTSVINATTPLWGAVVAYVWLKDRLSGMRVVGLAIGFAGVLALVWDQVVTHAGDGASSTNAALAALAALVAAALYGVAASYTKRHLTGVDPLTVAAGTMTGATLVLAPIALLTWPAAPISLHAWGAVLGLGVACTGVAYLLFFRLIAAVGPARAITVTFVIPIFGILWGALFLGERVSMGMVEACAAILVGTALATGFVKRLPGFTARRSRAGAER is encoded by the coding sequence ATGAACCCGATCGAACTCGCGCAGCTAGTCATCCTCGCCGCCCTATGGGGCGGGTCGTTTCTGTTCATCCGCGTCGGCGTGACCGATTTCGGCGTTGCGCCGCTCATGGCGCTGCGCGTTGGCATCGGCGCGTTGTTCCTTCTGCTCGTGCTGTTCTCGCGGCGCCCCGCACGCGAAGCGCTCGGCACGTTGCGCGAACGCGCGTGGCCGCTCTTCGTCGTCGGTATCCTCAATTCGGCCGCGCCGTTCTGTCTCTTCGCGTGGGCCGAACTCACGCTCTCCGCCGGCGTCACTTCCGTGATCAACGCGACCACGCCGCTGTGGGGCGCAGTCGTCGCGTATGTCTGGCTCAAGGATCGTCTGAGCGGCATGCGTGTGGTCGGGTTGGCAATCGGCTTCGCGGGTGTGCTCGCGCTCGTCTGGGATCAGGTGGTGACGCACGCCGGCGACGGTGCGTCCTCCACCAACGCCGCGCTTGCCGCCCTCGCAGCGCTGGTTGCAGCGGCGCTGTACGGCGTGGCCGCCAGCTACACGAAGCGCCATCTCACGGGCGTCGATCCGCTTACGGTCGCCGCCGGGACGATGACGGGCGCGACCCTCGTGCTCGCACCGATCGCCTTGCTCACCTGGCCTGCCGCGCCCATCTCGCTGCATGCGTGGGGCGCAGTGCTTGGCCTGGGTGTCGCATGCACTGGTGTCGCTTATCTGTTGTTCTTCCGGCTGATTGCAGCGGTCGGGCCAGCGCGCGCGATCACGGTGACGTTCGTGATCCCTATCTTCGGCATCCTGTGGGGCGCGCTCTTTCTCGGCGAGCGCGTTTCGATGGGGATGGTCGAAGCGTGCGCGGCGATTCTCGTGGGCACTGCGCTCGCGACCGGCTTCGTGAAGCGCTTGCCGGGATTCACCGCGCGCCGCAGCAGAGCGGGCGCGGAACGCTAA
- a CDS encoding MFS transporter produces the protein MSPIPQGHASRVPHTSAQTQSNCAAATEQVTRKVSRHLLGFLFLLFVVSFLDRINIGFAGLTMMKDLGLSSTQFGFATTLFYVAYIACGIPGNLMLARVGARRWISFIMIAWGLASTATMFATNATTLYWLRMLVGVTEAGFLPGMLLYLTCWFPGAWRARANALFMIAMPVTAALGSAVSGFILKLDGHAGLAGWQWLFVLEGMPAALLGCVAFFYLDDTPRAARWLSAEEKSTLEAALAEPADALASTPAHAAKERSLWQQLRSPVVLRFAAAYFCLVNTLAMVAVWAPLIVKGFSAGASNVTVGLVATIPQLVTIVAMIAWGRRSDRRQERKWHLAAPMLLSGVGCVLTAQGGVPLVQLLGVCLASAGSYTAMSIFWTTPDQAFTPHARAVGIAVINAIGNISSAANPLVVGWLKDATHSYAAGLIYSAVLLVLGAVIVATLPIGRGGRAKAVTAVPRAAA, from the coding sequence ATGAGCCCAATCCCGCAAGGGCATGCTTCGCGCGTGCCGCACACATCCGCGCAAACGCAATCCAATTGCGCAGCCGCCACCGAACAGGTCACCCGCAAGGTCTCGCGCCATTTGCTCGGTTTCCTGTTCCTGCTGTTCGTCGTCTCGTTCCTCGATCGCATCAACATCGGTTTCGCGGGCCTGACGATGATGAAGGACCTAGGCTTGTCGAGCACGCAGTTCGGCTTCGCCACCACCCTCTTCTACGTCGCTTATATCGCGTGCGGCATTCCGGGCAATCTCATGCTCGCGCGCGTCGGCGCGCGGCGCTGGATCAGCTTCATCATGATTGCGTGGGGTCTCGCCTCCACTGCGACGATGTTCGCCACCAACGCCACCACGCTCTACTGGCTGCGCATGCTGGTCGGCGTGACCGAGGCAGGCTTTTTGCCCGGCATGCTGCTCTATCTCACCTGCTGGTTCCCTGGCGCGTGGCGCGCACGAGCGAATGCCCTCTTCATGATCGCCATGCCCGTGACGGCAGCGCTGGGCTCCGCGGTGTCGGGTTTTATCCTCAAGCTCGACGGCCACGCAGGACTGGCCGGCTGGCAATGGCTCTTCGTGCTCGAAGGCATGCCGGCCGCGCTGCTCGGCTGCGTGGCATTCTTTTATCTCGACGACACGCCACGCGCCGCACGCTGGCTCAGCGCAGAAGAAAAAAGCACGCTCGAAGCCGCGCTTGCCGAGCCGGCCGATGCGCTCGCTTCGACCCCGGCGCACGCCGCGAAAGAGCGCAGCCTTTGGCAGCAACTGCGCTCGCCGGTCGTTCTGCGCTTCGCGGCGGCGTACTTCTGCCTCGTCAACACACTCGCCATGGTCGCCGTGTGGGCGCCGCTAATCGTCAAGGGCTTCAGCGCCGGGGCGAGCAACGTCACCGTGGGCCTCGTCGCGACGATTCCGCAGCTCGTCACCATCGTCGCGATGATCGCGTGGGGTCGCCGCTCGGACCGGCGGCAGGAACGCAAATGGCACCTTGCCGCGCCGATGCTGCTCTCCGGGGTGGGCTGCGTGTTGACCGCGCAAGGCGGCGTGCCGCTCGTGCAGCTGCTTGGCGTGTGCCTCGCATCGGCGGGTTCGTACACGGCGATGTCGATCTTCTGGACCACGCCCGATCAAGCATTCACGCCGCACGCGCGCGCGGTGGGCATCGCTGTGATCAATGCGATCGGCAATATCAGCTCGGCGGCAAATCCGCTCGTCGTGGGCTGGCTTAAGGATGCGACGCACAGCTATGCGGCGGGGCTCATCTATTCCGCGGTGCTGCTCGTGCTGGGAGCGGTGATCGTCGCGACGTTGCCGATCGGGCGCGGCGGTCGTGCGAAGGCAGTTACAGCCGTTCCGCGCGCCGCGGCTTGA
- a CDS encoding acyloxyacyl hydrolase yields the protein MKVRRFVWPAHVVRGALVALCAFGAASAQADNMFGVQLGAGVADHDVKKLDLGLVWDPGLQWWHIGGYHFTLVGEAHVAYWKLNAPDAVYSHIWEYGVTPVFRFIKDTGWFKPFIEAGVGFHFLSHVRQTPDRATSTSFQFVDMVGVGAQFGEHANYQAGFRFQHLSNADIKEPNPGTNFSQIYFQYNF from the coding sequence ATGAAAGTAAGAAGATTCGTCTGGCCGGCTCATGTGGTGCGTGGGGCGCTCGTCGCGCTTTGCGCGTTCGGCGCGGCCAGCGCGCAAGCGGACAACATGTTCGGCGTTCAGCTCGGAGCGGGTGTCGCGGACCACGACGTGAAAAAGCTCGACCTCGGTCTCGTGTGGGATCCGGGCCTGCAGTGGTGGCACATTGGCGGGTATCACTTCACGCTGGTTGGGGAAGCGCATGTCGCATACTGGAAGCTCAATGCGCCGGATGCCGTGTACTCCCATATCTGGGAATACGGCGTGACGCCCGTTTTTCGCTTCATCAAGGACACCGGCTGGTTCAAGCCGTTCATCGAGGCGGGCGTGGGTTTTCACTTTCTCTCGCATGTCCGGCAAACGCCCGATCGCGCGACGTCGACATCGTTCCAGTTCGTGGACATGGTCGGCGTTGGCGCGCAGTTCGGCGAGCACGCGAATTATCAGGCCGGGTTCCGTTTCCAGCACCTGTCGAACGCGGATATCAAGGAACCGAATCCGGGTACGAACTTCAGTCAGATCTATTTCCAGTACAACTTCTAG
- a CDS encoding DUF190 domain-containing protein, translating to MPAGSQLTLYTSRKHKKGHKSAVSWIIDAARAQGVFGITVLEGYEGLDIHGKMHAAHFFDLADEPSVVLIVADEPSIDALLVTLEAGGVELFYTRTAIDYGRLGGV from the coding sequence ATGCCCGCAGGCAGTCAACTGACGCTCTACACGAGCCGCAAGCACAAGAAGGGCCACAAGTCCGCGGTCTCCTGGATCATCGACGCCGCGCGTGCGCAGGGCGTCTTCGGCATCACCGTTCTGGAAGGCTACGAGGGCCTCGACATTCACGGAAAGATGCATGCTGCCCACTTCTTCGATCTGGCCGACGAACCCTCTGTGGTGCTGATCGTCGCCGACGAGCCCTCCATCGACGCACTCCTTGTCACGCTGGAAGCGGGCGGCGTCGAACTCTTCTATACGCGCACGGCGATCGACTACGGCCGGCTCGGCGGCGTCTGA
- a CDS encoding 3-hydroxybutyryl-CoA dehydrogenase — protein sequence MAIETVGIVGAGTMGNGIAQAVAVAGLKAVMIDVTDAALAKGVATLTHSLERLVSKGKLEAGVRDAALARIETTTDYQRLAGVDLVIEAATENAELKTRILKQIEAAARPDAIIASNTSSISITALASTLADPSRFIGMHFFNPVPMMPLVEVISGLQTRAEVAESVREMAQRLQKTPIAVKNAPGFVVNRILVPMINEAFFVLAEGIASAEEIDAGMKLGASHPIGPLALADLIGLDVCLSVMDVFLKDFGDSKYRACPLLREMVAAGQLGRKTGRGVYQYDKVS from the coding sequence ATGGCAATCGAAACGGTAGGGATCGTGGGCGCGGGCACGATGGGCAACGGCATCGCCCAAGCGGTCGCGGTGGCGGGACTCAAGGCGGTGATGATCGACGTCACCGATGCGGCGCTCGCCAAGGGCGTCGCCACGCTCACGCACAGCCTCGAGCGGCTCGTCTCGAAGGGCAAGCTCGAAGCCGGCGTGCGCGACGCCGCGCTCGCGCGCATCGAAACGACCACCGACTACCAGCGTCTCGCGGGCGTCGATCTCGTGATCGAGGCGGCGACCGAGAACGCCGAGCTGAAAACGCGCATTCTCAAGCAGATCGAGGCCGCGGCCCGCCCCGACGCGATCATCGCGTCGAACACCTCGTCGATCTCGATCACGGCGCTCGCGAGCACGCTCGCCGACCCGTCGCGCTTCATCGGCATGCACTTCTTCAACCCGGTGCCGATGATGCCGCTCGTCGAGGTGATCAGCGGCCTGCAAACGCGCGCGGAAGTGGCGGAGTCGGTGCGCGAGATGGCGCAGCGCCTGCAGAAAACGCCGATTGCCGTGAAGAACGCGCCGGGTTTCGTCGTGAACCGCATTCTGGTGCCGATGATCAACGAGGCGTTCTTCGTGCTCGCGGAAGGCATTGCGAGCGCCGAGGAAATCGACGCGGGCATGAAGCTCGGCGCCAGTCATCCGATCGGCCCGCTCGCGCTGGCGGACCTGATCGGCCTCGACGTCTGCCTGTCGGTGATGGACGTGTTCCTGAAGGACTTCGGCGACTCGAAGTATCGCGCGTGCCCGCTGCTGCGCGAGATGGTCGCGGCGGGCCAGCTCGGCCGCAAGACCGGCCGCGGCGTCTATCAGTACGACAAAGTCTCCTGA
- a CDS encoding aldose epimerase family protein yields MNTLAAHLTSEPWGELPGGDAVRLYTLRNAQGMKVTVSDLGATLVSWLAPDRAGRLADILLGHDTPADYLSATTYMGALVGRWANRIRGAHFTLDGIEYPLDRNENGNLLHGGANGFHRQMWHVEEDRGALVLRLDSPEGDGGFPGNVSVEVRYTLDDEGTLTIEYEGVTDAPTPLNLTSHGYFNLSGEMSPDIRGHVLTIDADAFLEVDPQLIPARIADVSGSAFDFRHGAPLGARLDWPHAQLERAHGFDHCYVLRAPESTAGTLHAAPGRWPLRPVARVYEPGSGRELAVSTDQRGLQLYTGNYLEGQPGRRGTTCARYAGLCLEAGGFPNQINMEPPACDEVVLQPGKTYRQVTQYRVSVLA; encoded by the coding sequence ATGAACACTCTTGCTGCCCATCTGACTTCCGAACCGTGGGGCGAGTTGCCCGGCGGCGACGCCGTGCGGCTCTACACGCTACGCAACGCGCAGGGCATGAAGGTGACGGTCAGCGACCTCGGCGCGACGCTCGTCTCGTGGCTCGCCCCCGATCGCGCCGGCCGCCTGGCAGACATCCTGCTCGGCCACGACACGCCCGCGGACTATCTCTCGGCCACCACGTACATGGGCGCCCTGGTCGGGCGCTGGGCCAACCGCATCCGGGGGGCGCACTTCACGCTGGACGGCATCGAATATCCGCTCGATCGCAACGAAAACGGCAATCTGCTCCATGGCGGCGCGAACGGCTTTCACCGGCAGATGTGGCACGTGGAAGAGGACCGGGGCGCGCTGGTACTGCGGCTCGACTCGCCCGAAGGCGATGGCGGCTTTCCGGGCAACGTGAGCGTGGAGGTGCGCTATACGCTCGACGACGAAGGCACGCTCACGATCGAATACGAGGGTGTGACTGATGCGCCCACGCCCCTCAATCTCACGAGCCACGGATACTTCAACCTCTCCGGCGAAATGAGCCCGGACATTCGCGGCCACGTGCTGACGATCGACGCCGACGCCTTCCTCGAAGTCGATCCTCAGTTGATCCCCGCGCGCATTGCCGATGTCTCGGGGAGCGCCTTCGACTTCCGCCACGGTGCGCCACTCGGCGCGCGGCTCGACTGGCCGCACGCCCAGCTAGAACGGGCGCACGGTTTCGACCACTGCTACGTGCTGCGCGCGCCCGAGAGCACGGCGGGCACGCTGCACGCCGCGCCGGGCCGCTGGCCCCTGCGGCCGGTCGCGCGCGTCTACGAGCCGGGCAGCGGGCGCGAGCTCGCCGTCTCGACCGACCAGCGCGGCCTGCAGCTTTATACGGGGAACTATCTGGAAGGTCAGCCGGGACGCCGGGGCACGACGTGCGCGCGCTATGCGGGGTTGTGCCTCGAAGCGGGCGGCTTCCCGAACCAGATCAATATGGAACCGCCCGCCTGCGACGAAGTGGTGCTGCAGCCCGGCAAGACCTATCGGCAGGTCACGCAATACCGCGTAAGCGTGCTCGCCTGA
- a CDS encoding XylR family transcriptional regulator, which produces MTRAPASQTPHRIALLFNANKVYDREIIAGIGHYLRSTRVAWDLFLEEDFRCRLAGIERFDGDGIIADFDDPAVADALRGCPLPVVAVGSSFEDASQYPADVPYIATDNRKLVSLAWTHLIGAGLPNLAMYSLPVAQENRWAQERELAFQALAGEEGLQAPIYRGQATSASAWNQHIEQLSVWLHSLPKPVGVIAVTDARARHLLQACLIHGIAVPEQVAIIGIDNDPLTRTLTRIPLSSVIQGTEEMGKTAAHLLHQMLRGARFPGQRILVPPVGINVLESTRHEPLSSPHVMRARHFIRQYACQGIKTEQVADYVGVSRSSLEEYFRRELQCTVHQEILRHKLDAAKAMLASRDASSAEVAIRCGFTSLQYMYAVFRRELGCTPREYQDSVANASGPRLST; this is translated from the coding sequence ATGACCCGTGCCCCCGCTTCCCAGACGCCCCACCGCATCGCGCTGCTCTTCAACGCGAACAAGGTGTACGACCGCGAGATCATTGCGGGAATTGGCCACTATCTGCGCTCCACACGCGTAGCGTGGGACCTCTTTCTCGAAGAGGACTTCCGCTGCCGGCTCGCGGGCATCGAGCGCTTCGATGGCGACGGCATCATTGCCGACTTCGACGACCCCGCCGTGGCCGACGCCCTGCGCGGCTGTCCGCTGCCGGTAGTCGCCGTGGGCTCGTCGTTCGAAGATGCCAGCCAGTACCCCGCCGACGTGCCCTATATCGCGACCGACAACCGCAAACTCGTCTCGCTCGCGTGGACGCACCTGATCGGCGCCGGGCTGCCGAATCTCGCGATGTACAGCCTGCCCGTCGCGCAGGAAAACCGCTGGGCGCAGGAGCGCGAACTCGCGTTCCAGGCGCTCGCCGGCGAAGAAGGCCTGCAGGCGCCGATCTACCGGGGTCAGGCCACCAGCGCCAGCGCCTGGAACCAGCACATCGAACAATTGAGCGTGTGGCTGCACAGCCTGCCCAAGCCCGTGGGCGTGATCGCCGTGACCGATGCGCGCGCGAGGCACTTGCTGCAGGCCTGCCTGATTCACGGCATTGCAGTGCCCGAGCAGGTTGCGATCATCGGCATCGACAACGATCCGCTCACCCGCACGCTCACGCGTATTCCGCTCTCGTCGGTCATTCAGGGCACCGAGGAAATGGGTAAGACAGCCGCCCACCTGCTGCACCAGATGCTGCGCGGCGCACGTTTTCCGGGGCAACGCATTCTGGTGCCGCCCGTCGGCATCAATGTGCTCGAATCGACCCGGCATGAACCGTTGTCGAGCCCGCATGTCATGCGTGCGCGCCACTTCATCCGCCAGTACGCGTGCCAGGGCATCAAGACCGAGCAGGTGGCCGACTATGTGGGCGTGTCGCGCTCGTCGCTGGAAGAATATTTCCGGCGCGAACTCCAGTGCACGGTCCACCAGGAAATCCTGCGCCACAAGCTCGATGCCGCGAAGGCGATGCTCGCGAGCCGCGACGCCTCGAGCGCGGAGGTGGCAATCCGTTGCGGATTCACGTCGCTGCAGTACATGTATGCCGTATTCCGCCGTGAACTGGGATGCACACCGCGCGAATATCAGGACAGTGTCGCGAACGCTTCCGGCCCGCGCCTGTCCACTTGA
- the xylA gene encoding xylose isomerase produces the protein MSYFEHIPAIRYEGPQSDNPLAYHHYDRTKKVLGKTLEEHLRIAVCYWHSFVWPGNDIFGQGAFHRPWQQPGDAMERARQKADAAFEFFSKLGTPYYTFHDTDVAPEGKDLKDYTENFKRMVDYLGERQQASGVKLLWGTANLFSNPRYAGGAATNPNPEVFAYAATQVCHALDATRKLGGENYVLWGGREGYDTLLNTDLKREREQFARFLSMVVEHKHRTGFTGTLLIEPKPQEPTKHQYDYDVATVHGFLAQYGLQNEIRVNIEANHATLAGHSFHHEIATAFALGVFGSVDANRGDPQNGWDTDQFPNSVEELTLAFYEILRHGGFTTGGMNFDAKVRRASVDPEDMFYGHVGAIDVLALALERGAALVENDRLEQFRSQRYAGWDSEFGRKILSGGYSLSSLAADALAHGMNPQHASGQQERLENVVNQAIYGQR, from the coding sequence ATGTCGTATTTCGAACATATCCCCGCCATTCGATACGAAGGCCCGCAATCGGATAACCCGCTTGCGTACCATCACTACGACCGGACCAAAAAGGTGCTCGGCAAGACGCTCGAAGAGCATCTGCGCATCGCGGTGTGCTACTGGCATTCGTTCGTCTGGCCCGGCAACGATATTTTCGGGCAGGGAGCGTTTCACCGCCCGTGGCAGCAGCCCGGCGACGCCATGGAGCGCGCGCGCCAGAAGGCCGACGCGGCGTTCGAGTTTTTCTCGAAGCTCGGCACACCTTATTACACGTTCCACGACACCGATGTGGCTCCGGAAGGCAAGGACCTGAAGGACTACACGGAAAACTTCAAGCGCATGGTCGACTACCTCGGCGAGCGCCAGCAAGCGAGCGGCGTGAAGCTGCTGTGGGGCACCGCGAACCTGTTTTCGAATCCGCGCTACGCGGGCGGCGCGGCCACGAATCCTAACCCCGAAGTGTTCGCGTATGCGGCCACCCAGGTGTGTCATGCGCTCGATGCGACGCGCAAGCTCGGCGGCGAGAACTACGTGCTGTGGGGCGGCCGCGAAGGCTACGACACGCTGCTCAATACGGACCTCAAGCGCGAGCGCGAACAGTTCGCGCGGTTCCTTTCGATGGTGGTCGAGCACAAGCACCGCACCGGTTTCACCGGCACGCTGCTGATCGAGCCGAAGCCGCAGGAGCCGACCAAGCATCAGTACGACTACGACGTCGCCACGGTGCACGGCTTCCTCGCGCAATATGGGTTGCAGAACGAAATCCGCGTGAATATCGAGGCGAATCACGCGACGCTCGCGGGCCACTCGTTCCATCACGAAATCGCGACGGCGTTCGCGCTGGGCGTGTTCGGCAGCGTCGACGCGAATCGCGGCGATCCGCAAAACGGCTGGGACACTGACCAGTTCCCGAACAGCGTCGAGGAACTCACGCTGGCGTTTTACGAGATCCTGCGCCACGGCGGCTTCACGACGGGCGGCATGAACTTCGATGCGAAGGTGCGCCGCGCAAGCGTCGATCCGGAAGACATGTTCTACGGCCACGTGGGCGCGATCGACGTGCTCGCGCTTGCCCTCGAGCGCGGTGCGGCGCTGGTGGAAAACGACCGGCTCGAGCAGTTCCGCAGCCAGCGCTACGCGGGCTGGGACAGCGAGTTCGGCCGCAAGATTCTCTCGGGCGGTTATTCGCTTTCGTCGCTGGCCGCCGACGCACTCGCGCACGGCATGAATCCGCAGCACGCGAGTGGCCAGCAGGAGCGGCTCGAGAATGTCGTGAACCAGGCCATCTACGGCCAGCGCTAG
- the xylB gene encoding xylulokinase, whose amino-acid sequence MFIGIDLGTSGVKAVLLDRAGDVLGSAGAPLTVSRPQPRWSEQAPQDWWLATQAALRALIDEARGRGIDPARIEALGLTGQMHGATLLDTRGQVLRPAILWNDGRSDTECIELERDVPQLHAIAGNLAMPGFTAPKLLWVRKHEPEIFARIAHVLLPKDYLRWLLTGVFATDPSDAAGTLWLDIAKRDYSETLLEACGLTRAQMPDVFEGNQVTGRLRPELARQFGLREIPVVAGGGDNAAGAVGVGIVRPGDAMLSLGTSGVYFAVSDGFLANPDSAVHSFCHALPHTWHLMSVMLNAASCLDFAAQLTGYESVAALLADAEANANAERDARRPWFLPYLSGERTPHNNVNAKGVFYGMTPQTARADLANATLEGVGFALLDGMDALHAAGLVPETITVIGGGSRSAWWTQMLADISGRALTLRAGGEVGPALGAARLAHLALEPGATLDQVCPQPPVLAIREPDAARHAWYREARRPTFSALYRALEPVFATGA is encoded by the coding sequence ATGTTTATCGGTATCGACCTCGGCACGTCGGGCGTGAAGGCCGTGCTGCTCGATCGCGCGGGCGACGTGCTCGGCAGCGCGGGCGCGCCGCTCACGGTGAGCCGGCCGCAGCCACGCTGGTCCGAGCAGGCGCCGCAAGACTGGTGGCTCGCCACGCAGGCCGCGTTGCGCGCGCTCATCGACGAGGCGCGCGGGCGCGGCATCGACCCGGCGCGTATCGAGGCGCTTGGCCTGACCGGCCAGATGCACGGCGCGACGCTGCTCGACACGAGAGGACAGGTGCTGCGTCCCGCTATCCTGTGGAACGATGGTCGTTCGGATACCGAATGTATCGAATTGGAGCGAGACGTACCGCAGTTGCATGCCATCGCTGGCAATCTCGCGATGCCCGGTTTCACGGCGCCCAAGCTGCTATGGGTGCGCAAGCACGAGCCGGAAATCTTCGCGCGCATCGCGCACGTGCTGTTGCCCAAGGACTATCTGCGCTGGCTGCTCACGGGCGTGTTCGCCACCGACCCGTCCGACGCCGCCGGCACGCTGTGGCTCGACATCGCGAAGCGCGACTATAGCGAGACCTTGCTTGAGGCGTGTGGCCTCACGCGCGCGCAAATGCCGGACGTATTCGAAGGCAACCAGGTCACGGGCCGGCTTCGGCCCGAGCTCGCCCGGCAATTCGGCCTGCGCGAAATTCCGGTCGTGGCGGGCGGCGGCGACAACGCGGCGGGCGCCGTGGGCGTGGGCATCGTGCGGCCCGGCGATGCGATGCTTTCGCTCGGCACGTCGGGCGTCTATTTCGCGGTCTCGGACGGCTTTCTCGCCAATCCCGATTCCGCCGTGCACAGCTTCTGCCATGCCTTGCCGCACACGTGGCACTTGATGTCCGTGATGCTGAACGCGGCCAGTTGCCTCGACTTCGCCGCGCAGCTTACCGGTTACGAAAGCGTCGCCGCATTGCTGGCCGATGCCGAAGCGAACGCGAACGCCGAGCGCGATGCGCGCCGGCCGTGGTTCTTGCCGTACCTCAGCGGCGAGCGCACGCCGCACAACAACGTCAACGCGAAGGGCGTGTTCTACGGCATGACCCCGCAGACCGCGCGCGCCGATCTGGCCAACGCGACACTGGAAGGCGTGGGCTTCGCGCTGCTCGATGGCATGGATGCGCTGCACGCGGCGGGGCTTGTGCCCGAAACGATTACCGTCATTGGCGGCGGCTCACGCAGTGCCTGGTGGACGCAAATGCTCGCCGATATCAGCGGCCGCGCGCTCACGCTGCGCGCCGGCGGTGAGGTGGGCCCGGCGCTGGGCGCCGCGCGCCTCGCGCATCTCGCGCTCGAACCGGGCGCGACGCTCGACCAGGTGTGCCCGCAGCCGCCTGTGCTCGCGATACGTGAACCTGACGCCGCCCGCCACGCGTGGTATCGCGAGGCACGCCGACCAACCTTTAGCGCGCTATATCGCGCGCTCGAACCGGTTTTCGCAACCGGCGCCTGA
- the xylF gene encoding D-xylose ABC transporter substrate-binding protein, with product MNFAKRRSVLSSLVCGAVLASLSLAAPLAHASKDHPEIGFCIDDLRVERWSRDRDYFVAAAEKLGAKVSVQSADASEERQISQIENLISRGVDVIVIVPFNSKTLGNVVAEAKKAGIKVVSYDRLILDADIDAYISFDNEKVGELQAKGVFDAQPKGNYFLLGGAPTDNNAKMLREGQLKVLKPAIDRGDIKVVGQQWVPEWSASTALRIMEDALTANNNKIDAVVASNDGTAGGAIQALAAQHLAGKVPVSGQDADLAAVKRVVAGTQTMTVYKPLKLIAGEAAKLAVDLAKGQKPGYNAQYDNGKKKVDTVLLQPTLLTKSNVDVVVKDGFYTQAQLASQ from the coding sequence ATGAATTTCGCCAAACGTCGTTCGGTTCTGAGTTCGCTCGTATGCGGGGCCGTGCTTGCCAGCCTGTCGCTGGCCGCACCGCTCGCGCACGCGAGCAAGGATCATCCCGAGATCGGCTTCTGTATCGATGACCTGCGTGTCGAGCGCTGGTCGCGCGATCGCGACTACTTCGTCGCCGCCGCGGAAAAGCTGGGCGCGAAAGTGTCGGTGCAGTCGGCCGACGCCAGCGAAGAACGCCAGATTTCGCAAATCGAAAACCTCATCTCGCGTGGCGTCGACGTCATCGTGATCGTGCCGTTCAACTCGAAGACGCTCGGCAACGTCGTCGCCGAAGCGAAGAAGGCAGGCATCAAGGTCGTTTCGTACGATCGCCTGATTCTCGATGCCGATATCGACGCCTACATCTCGTTCGACAATGAGAAGGTGGGCGAGCTTCAGGCGAAGGGCGTCTTCGATGCACAGCCCAAGGGCAATTACTTCCTGCTGGGCGGCGCGCCCACCGACAACAACGCGAAGATGCTGCGTGAAGGCCAGCTGAAGGTCCTCAAGCCCGCGATCGACCGTGGCGACATCAAGGTGGTCGGCCAGCAGTGGGTGCCGGAATGGAGCGCTTCGACGGCGCTGCGCATCATGGAAGACGCGCTCACCGCAAACAACAACAAGATCGACGCCGTCGTCGCCTCGAATGACGGCACGGCGGGCGGCGCGATCCAGGCGCTCGCCGCGCAGCATCTCGCGGGCAAGGTGCCGGTGTCGGGCCAGGACGCGGACCTCGCGGCAGTCAAGCGCGTGGTGGCGGGCACGCAGACCATGACGGTCTACAAGCCGCTCAAGCTGATCGCGGGCGAAGCCGCGAAGCTCGCCGTCGATCTCGCGAAGGGCCAGAAGCCGGGGTACAACGCGCAGTACGACAACGGCAAGAAGAAGGTCGACACGGTGCTCCTGCAGCCGACGCTGCTCACGAAGAGCAACGTGGATGTCGTCGTGAAGGACGGCTTCTACACGCAGGCGCAACTGGCAAGCCAGTAA